GAACATGGCGATAATAATGGACCAGCGCCCTGTTCTTACCATCTGGATTTCCGTAGCATCCGCCTTTAAATATTTTTTGTAAATATCCAGCGTGAAAATGGTTGAAATACTGTTTACCTTTCCTGCCAGAGATGCTACGATCGCCGCCGTGAGTGCGGCAACGGCAAGACCTTTCAACCCGGTTGGCAGAAATCCTAAAATGGCCGAATAGGCACCGTCTTTTACCCCGTTGAACCCTGTTAAATGACCTTTCGTATATAAGACATACGCCGCAATCCCCGGAAGCATGACGATAATCGGCATGAATAATTTTAAAAACCCCGCAAATAAAATCCCTGTTCTGGCCGTTTTTAAATCAGCTCCCAAAGCACGCTGGGTAATATACTGGTTGCAGCCCCAATAGTTCAGGTTAACAATCCACTGGCCTGCAAAATACATGGCCAGGCCCGGCAGCACCACGTATTTCTGCACATTCAGGTTTTCCGGCATTGCCAGGGTTGTGGTTGTTGTGGCTGGTTTGTCTAAAATTAATTTAAAATGCTGCGGCGCTTCATTCATCAACGTCTGAAAACCTGCCAAAGCATTTCCTACCGCTGCCCCGTTGATCCTCTGATCGACAATCTGCAGTGCCATGTAAACAGTGGCAAAACCTCCGATAATCAGGACGGCTACCTGAATAACGTCCGTGTACCCGATCACTTTCATTCCGCCCAGACCAATCAGCAAAGCCATCAGCAGCAATCCGATCATGATGATATGGAGATTGTCGCCTCCCAATAAGGTATCAATTGCCAGAGCCCCGAGATAAAGGATGGAGGTAAGATTTACAATGACGTAGAGAAAAAGCCAGAACACCGCCATAATCAGGGAAACCGATTTGTTGTAACGGGTTTCCAGGAACTGAGGCATGGTGTAAATTTTATTTTTAAGATAAATCGGGATAAACCAGATGGCAATGATGATGAGCGCAACAGCGGCAAGCCATTCGTAAGCGGCAACCGCAATCCCTACAAAAAAGCCTTCACCGCTCATTCCGATGAACTGCTCTGCGGAAATATTGGAGGCTATCAAACTGGCCCCGATGGCCCACCAGGTAAGCGACCCTTCTGCGAGAAAATAATCTTTGCTGCCTGTTGCCGCAGATTTTTTCCTGTTGTAAATCCAGATCCCATATCCTGCGACCACCACAAAATAAATAAGGAATATGATGATGTCGATAGTTGATAAGTTTCCCATAATTATTTTTTAACAGAGAATTTATAAATTGTTTTAGTCTGATATTTTTGTCCCGGCTGTAATTCCGTTGAAGGAAAAGCCTTCTGGTTCGGGGAATCCGGATAATGCTGGGTCTCCAGGCAGAACCCGCTCCTTTTTTCATATTTACCACCGGTTTTGGTTTCATACTTCCCATCCAGGAAGTTCCCGGAATAGAACTGAACGCCGGGCTGGTCGCTCATTACTTCCATTACCCTTCCGCTTTCGGGATGGCAGACGGCAGCAATGGTTCTCAGGTCTTTTCCGTTCAGCATCCAGTTATGATCATACCCTTCACCCAACCGGAGCTGTTCGTCATCGGCATCAATGTCTCTGCCGATTGTTCTGGAAACCGTAAAATCAAACGGAGTTCCTTTTACTTCCCTGAGTTCTCCGGTTGGAATTATATTTTCATTTACAGGCAGAAACTGATCTGCAATGATCTGCATTTCATGATCGGTAATTGCTTTTGTAAAATCCCCTGAAAGGTTAAAATAAGAATGCTGGGTGAGATTGACAACGGTAGCCTTATCCACTATCGCTTCATATGAAATTTCCAGGGCATTGTTATCAGTTAGCGTATAAAATACGGTTGTGGTAAGCCGGCCCGGGAACCCTTCTTCACCGTCTGCGCTAACGTAGGTCAGTTTAAGGGTGGGAAACTGAGCATTTTCTACCGGTTCTACCGTCCAGATTTTGGTATCAAAGCCTTCTTTACCGCCATGAAGGCTGTTCAGACCGTCATTTGCATACAGCTTGCAGGTTTTCCCTTCTAAAGTAAATTCCGCATTGCCAATCCTGTTCCCGTACCTTCCGACCAGGGCTCCGAAAAAGTACGGATTCCCGTTGAAATAATCTTCAGGTTTTGTAAACCCTAAAACAACATCTTCATATATTCCGTTCTTATCGGGTGCAGTAAGAGAAATAATGGTACCGCCGTAGCCGATAACCTCTACTTTCATTCCGTTTCTATTGGTCAGGGTATATTTTTTAACAGAATCCCCCTTTCCGGTTACTCCATACTCTGAAACCTCTGTGTTTTCCATATTTTATGATTATGTTTTTTGATTAATTCTTTTTATTACAGCCGAAAATACATAAAACTGTTAAGAAATAAAGCGATTTATTTTCTGTTTTTTCCATAATTGATTTTCTCTTTGAAGAATTAATTATGGATTTATCTGACTACGGATCATCGTAGTTTTCAAACTTAACCCGATTTTATGAAAAGGCTGTAGGGGCAAGCCGACAGCCTTTTCTTGTGTAACCAGTTCAGGCTATTTCTTTATGAATTTACCTGCTGTGGTTTTCCCCGAGCCTGATATTTCAATAAAATAGATTCCTGAAGGAAGTTTTGAAACATCAATTCTGTTTTTGCCATGAGTTAATTTTGCTTTTTGAGATACGGTGCTTCCTTTTGCATCAATGATAGAATAATCTGCATCAGCCGATTTCCAATCAACAAAAATTTCATTTTCAGCCGGGTTCGGATACAGGACTATTCCATTATTATCCACCCTTACGTCATTAACGCCAAGCGTGGCAAAGCTCAACGAAAGAAAATCATTCGTGTAAGCATTATTTTCAGTAAGATACCCCTGAAACGAACTGATTACCGGTTCATTACCCGCTGTTACTTTATAAAATCCGGTAATACCGTTTTCTGTTTTCAGTACATATCCTCCCGCAGCCGCTTTTACGGACTGGTAAACACCGTTGATCTGGTTAACGGTAATGGCTTTTGGTGTAGAAACAGCACCTGATCCGGTGAATGTTTTGCTCCCTGTAGCATTGATTAATACGGGAATATTGGCAGGAATCACCCCATTTGAAACAGGCGTGCATACAACAGCTCCGGAACCAGGCTGCATTGTGTATGCCATAACCCCCGAAGGAACGGCTGACTGAAAGGGTAAAATAACAATACCATACCCATTAAAAGTTCTTGTATACGTGGCAGAACCCGTGTTAAAACCGAACGGCACCTGAAAATCTTTGCCCAGATCCGAAAGCACAAGGTCCTGGCAGGAATTGCCTGAAACCACATTGGTATTGCTGTTGCCGACACTTCCGTTAACGTAAAAAATACTATTGCGATTGGCAGAAGCACTGTTCCAGGTATTTGCAGAAGTTATTCCTGTAACATCCCTGAAGTCTATGGATGTGTAATATTCATTTTCCAGGGCATCCATGAGACTGCTGTCTGTAGGCGAGTAAGCCGATGCAAATTTTGAAGCTCTTTCATTTCCTACATTGAAATAGACATCTCCAAAAGTCAGGGTAAGAATAGAACTGTAGTTCCCGCTCCTGAGCCCGATGATTCCTTTGCAACCATACGGAAGTACTGCTCTGGAGATGTCAAATACTAGATTGAAGCTCCCTGAGCCCTGTGCAGGAAATGCAATGTTGCCATAATTATGAGACCTTACCGTTCCGCTGGTGTCTACATAATACAGGGTTGTATTGGAAGAAGTCGGCAGGCCGCTGGTGGTGTAGGATAATACATTAAAAATTAGTTTATTATAACGGTCATCCAGATTTAAATACCCATTGTTGGTATTTGTGTTTGAGCTTATCAGCGGAGTGGAATTATAGAAGGTAACTGTTTTTCCGCTCAGCTGGTAGCCAGTCCCGAATGCTGAATTGGTAGTGGCCTGGGTTTCAATTTTATTATAATGAACATCGCCGCCCGTCATTAATGATACCGGCCTGTCGCTGCTTTTATTAAAAACAAAGGTCATTACACTGGAAGGGCTCACCTGAACTGTCGGACGGAAACTTGCCGTACTGAAAGAGAAAGGTGATGAAGCCATATTTACAGATTGTGATGTAGTGGTCTGTACTCCTGAAGTGGTAAAGAACGGCAGGTCAACCTTAAGATCATACGTGCCGGAAGAAGGATTGATAACCACAAGGGTAATCTGGCTGCCGTCCGGCGAGATATACGACGAGCCTTCCAATGTTCCGCCTGGGGTCTCCCATTTTGCATCAATTCTGGTTTTTCCGGTGGTATTTTTAGCATACTGGGATAAAATATACCCTCGCTTGGTCATATTGCCGGAAGCTGTTCCGTATGTGCCGTCACCCATCAGCCCGTAATATCTTTTCGATGCGTAATGAATCCATGCATTTACATTTCCCAGCAATGCAGTATTGACGCTTTTTGCGAAAGTAAACCCATCGGTATTCCATATAAAATCTCTCGGTGTCTGGCTGCTGGGAGAATTCCAGTTGATCAGATATTCCGTCTGCCATATCTCTTTGTTATGATTCTGAAACTGCTTGTAGACAGACTGTATGGCACCGTACTGATGGCCTCCGTATACTTCAAAATTTGCCATAACGGCCGGGTCTAAAAATGCATTGGCATAATTATCCGTAAAACCGACACTTTCCGGCGCAATTACTTTACAGTTGATAAGCTGACCGTAGTTTTTCACAAAATTCGCAATTTGTGTCGGTGTCCAGATGCATCCCTGGTACTGTGCCATTTCATCTGGTTCATTCTGTATGGATATATAATCGAGAGTTACCCCATTATCCTGCAGATAAGTAACAAAACTGTTGAGATACAGGGCATAGTCCTGATATTTTTCCGGTTTTAGATACCCGATTTGCTGTATGCCGTTGGCGTCGGTATATACTGCATTCACATGGTTATTGGTTTTCCAGTCTGCGGGCATCGTCCACGGACTGGCGAACAGGGTAAGCCCCATGGATTTTGCCAGCTGTGCCGTAGCCAGAACTGCATTCCAGTTGCTGCTCTGATCCGGGATGTAAAGGCGCATGATATTGTAGCCTCCTTCGCTGCCAGTACCCCAGAGCTTCTGGATTTCTGTAGTCGTCATATGGTTGTATGCGAACTGCGGACTGCAGACAAAACCGCCGAAACCGGTAATTTTCTGATAAGCCACCGTCTTATCAATTTTAACTTTTGCCTGCACGTTTTGTGCTTTCAGCTGTACTGAAACGGCAATACCTGTAATCATTACAAGTATAAACCTGAAGATTTTTTCCATAGTAATAAGTAGTTTAATTATGATAAATAAGTTTAATGTATGTGTTAAATTATCATTTCGATATCCAAATATTCCAGCTTATTTCTGAAAATGATCCCTTCATTAAACCCAGCATCATTAATTTCCAACAATTACGATCTTCATTATTTTCCCGAATAATTGCTTTCCGGTGCTCCTAAATAACTCGGTTTAAGCCCGCCTGTATCAATTAAAATCTTTTCTAAAACAATTCCGGGCTCCAAAACCCTAAACCGTAAAGTGTGTTTACCCGACTGAGGAATCCGGTGTTTTGTGACTGATTTTATAATGTGTTCTGACTGCCATCTTCCCAATTCACCTTTATAATGACCGTTGAAATTGACGACCTGCGGCGTCTGTCCGTCGAAAGAAATCTCATATCGCAATCCTTTATTGTGATTATAATTTAAAGTTGGAGCCAATAACAGCTGGACATCAAACTCACCTTCAGATTTGAAATCAATATCATATTCCAGATAAATATTTTCATCAGCTTTCGGATAGGCATTTTGTGGAAAAGTAGTCACACCGGATCTGGTTTTCCCGAAATCAGGAATCACTTCCCAGTGGATCCGGGTTGAATTACTGATTCTAGCAAAATTTTCAGCTTCTATGGAAACATAGCCGTCTTTCTCCTGAAACATTTTCTCTCTGGAAGCATTATCATCATATACATAAGTAACTTCAGGCATGATGTTTTCTTTTGTATCATTCCATGTTTTGTAACCTATACGCATCTGGTCCATCATGTGTGTCCATTTTCCGCCGGCAATCTCATTGTTGTATTTGTTATCCAGATAAGCATTTCTCTCAAAACATTCTTTTACCTTGTCAGCGTAATCATTTGCTTTGGTGTCATATTTGGCAGCCAATTCCCTGTTTTTGGCTACGGCATAATACATTTCATACAAATTGCTGCATGCCTCAATGGGGTAAAGAACCAATTGATAGTAGGCATCCTGATATTCTGCCGGAATCAGTTCTTTTAAACGCAAGGCATCAATTGCCAATGCTCTGTAATCATTTAAAACCGTTTCAAATTCATTGTAATTTTCCAGGCTGAACGTTTTGCTGTCCAGCGTTTCCGGTGTTACGCGGCGATTGTATTTGGCATACCGATTAATCATTCCGGCAATTTCCCTCGAATATTTTTTTCCAAACTGCTGGGCGGCCCATTTTTCGGTATATTCCAGAAGGTTTTTAGCATTAAACTGTTTCGGGTTCCATGCCATTTCCATGAAAAAACTGATCGGGAATTCCATCGGTTTCAAATCGCCTACGTTGACTACCCAGACTTTATCTACTTTATGTTCATAAGACAGGTTCATCTGTTCCCAGATCCGCTGTACCGGACTGATATTGATCCATTTGGAATTTCTCGGGCCGCCTACATAATCAAAATGGTAATACATTCCGTAACCGCCTTTATGCAAAGGTTTTGAAAGATCCGGAAGCTTTCTCACATTGCCCCAGTTGTCATCACAGAACAGGAGAATCACATCATCAGGAACCTTCATCCCTTTGTCATAATAATCCTGGACTTCTTTATAGAGTGCCCAAACCTGAGGCGTTTTGCTTGGATTTTTACCGGTCACATTCTGAATAATTTTGCGCTGGTCCTTCACGATGTTCTCCAATAAGGAAATATTGGTTCCCTCTCCCATCGCCTCGTCGCCGTCGCCACGCATCCCGACGGTTACCAGTTTTTCCCAGTTTTTGCTTCTCACGATTCCCGCTTTCCAGAATTCCTGCAGGACTTTGGCATTTTTGGAATAATCCCAGACATTCGGAAGGTTGTTTCTTTTGATATACCGGTGCCAGTCGGTCTGTGCCTGTGCCATCGGTTCATGGTGCGAAGTTCCCATCACGATCCCCATTTCGTTGGCTAACGGTCCGCTCAAAGCATCATCGTCATAAAATGCTTTCCCCCACATGGCAGGCCAGAGATAGTTGCCTTTCAGGCGGAGGATCAGTTCAAAAACCTTTTCGTAAAATTTAGAGTTGATCCCGCCGAAAGTGGCTCTTGCCCAGCCACCGAGTGAGGGTTCTTCGTCATTGAGGAAAATTCCGCGGTATTCCACAGCCGGTTCTCCATCGGTATAGATTCCTTTTTTGAAATATAAATTTTCTTTCGGTTCTACCGGGACATCTGCCCAATAGTTCCAGGGCGAAACGCCGATCTGCTGCGAAACTTCATAAATCCCGTAAATGGTTCCGCGTTTGTCGCTTCCCGCAATCACAATCGCTTCCGGAACTCCAGGAAACGGATTGCTGACATTCTGAATGATGTATTTTTCGTGTTTTCCCGTTAAAGATCTGCCATCAATTTTTTTCTGTCTGATTAGATCATCAATCACGGATTTTGTTCCGGCAGTCCCGATGATAATCAGGGGAGAATTCATGCCTGAAATCTGATTCAAAACAGTAGGCTGCCCGTCGGTCACTTTTTGAAAATCGGATTGCAGGTTTTTAACAGCCCTGAGTATTCCGGCATCGATATTAGCATTTGTATATAATGAAATCCTTACTGATTTGTCTTTCAGAAGAATGGCGTTACTGTTTTTTTCGGTTGTTATAAACGGTTCGGTCGCCTGCGCATTCATGCTGAAAACAAGCAGCAGTAAAACCAGCAACAGCATTGGTAATCTTTTCATAATCTTTATTTATATTTCGATTTGATAAAAAATGATATCTAAAAATCTGTAGAGTTTTTAATCCTTGACTGGTATCGTTGAACCTTTTCAGGATTCGTCTTTTGTATGCTCTGTTTTTCCGTAGATGCCAATACAGCTATCTATATTGAATCCTACGTATTCTTTTTGAGATCGAATCTCCTGCAGCCTGAAGTGCCTCTCTTCTTTCCTGATAACACAAAACCTGAAGCAAATACAACTGATTTATTCATCAACTTTTTATTTGTATTTCTAATACTTATTAATTTGGATAAAAAATAACGGCCGTTAATTATTTTTCTATTTTTAATATTTAATCCTTTATTAACATTACATTCTTTCAATTTATTACCACAGGTTTCACCTACAGCTATTAATATTGAACCCTTCGGATTCACTTGTGGCTAATCGTATGCAGCCCGACCTGAGAGGAGCTCTTTTTGTGCAGCAAGCGGAACAAAAAAGCGGGAACGGAGGGCGGATAAAGCTGCCCAAAATATCACATTATTTTTTTATTTTAAACCCGTATTTACCCTGAAAAAATCAACATCTACAAATCCTCCGGTACTTTTTGTTGCATAATTAAAAATGGCAAATTTAGATCCCATAAATAACTTCCTGTAATCGAAAATCATTTTATAATCTTTCGCCATTTCTGTCCAGTTTTTCTGGTCGGTGCTGTAAGAAAAATCCGCGAGGTCTTTTCCAGGGTTAAAATCTGCTTCAATACGGAGATAGATTCTATCTGAAGTTAAAGGGATGCGTTTCAGCTCTTCCTTTTTTACTCCGGTAATTGCTTTCGTTTTATGATCTAAACTGACTTCATGGGTGGAAAACGTCAAAAATTTCTGGCTGCCTTCTTTTATCACCTCGAGCAATCCGGAATCCCCATTAAATGCACCGAAACCAGCAACATCGCCGTCTTTCATTCCTGTTAAATCCAGCGCTACAACAGCACCTGATTTTGGTCCGGTCATTCTTTGCGTCAACGTATTCGGAGCAGCATAAATATTATCAGCTATCCTGCCCGTTTTTAATCTCAAAAAACCTTTTCGTTCAGACAAAGACCAGGCTTCGTTTACGGGATTATGGTTCCACTGCCACTGGATTTTTAATTTTTTATCTGAAAACTCATCGCTTTCCACAATATTGTTTTTCGGTTTAAACGGTGGAAGCGGAACATTACCGTTCAATGGAACTTTTCCGTTATCACCCAAAACCGGCCAGTCATTTTCCCATTGTACGGGAATCAAAAGCGGAACCCGCCCTACTCCGCCTCTGTCCTGAAAAATAAGCGAATACCAGTTACCGTTTTCATCATCAATTAAAGCGCCTTGTCCGGCATAAGAAAATCCGAGAAAGTTGTCTTCCAGAATAACTTTTTTCTCGTAGGGCCCGGTCACTTTATCAGCTTTGTAAACTACCTGGCGGCGTTTTTCACCTTTGGGCCAGGAAATCATCATCATATAATATTTTCCGTTTCTTTTAATGATCTGATTGCCTTCGAGAAGTCCGGTTTCTGACGAATCTTTCTGAAAAACCACAGTTCCTTCGGGATTCCCAATCACTTCTGTAAAATCAGGGCTCAGTTCAAAGACTTTATTGGAAGTGAAGACATACACTCTGTCGTCATCGTCAAAGAGCAGTGAAGCATCGTGAAAATGCCTGGACCTTGTAATCAGTTTCCAGCTGCCTTTTTCCGGATTGCCCGTTACATAGATATAAGATCTGAAAGGTTCGTCATTCGGGGAAAATAGCACGTAATATTTTCCTTTGTGATAGCGGATGGAAGATGCCCATTGCCCGCGGCCGTAAACCGTTCCGTCCAATAAATCGTATCTAGAATTGTCATTCAGTCTGTCAAAAACATAACCAGACATTTCCCAATGCACCAAATCTTTGGAATGCATCACCGGAGCTCCCGGCATCAGGTGCATTGTGGTGCTTACCAGATAAAAATCACTGCCATTTCTTGTCACCGACAAATCCGGCGCATCTGCCCAAATAATGGGATTGGTAAACGGTGTCTCCTGCTTTTTCTGAACAGGATTTACCTGGGCCGAAAGAAGATTCAGCCCGATAAATCCATAAAAAGAAACTATATAAAATGATTTTTTAATTTTCAAGATTTATTATTTTGACGGTTTACTTTAAATTTCTCTCCTGCAGATTATTGTGTTATTAAAATCTGCATAATCAGGGATTATCATTTTTTAATCAGGTTTAATATCGTTAGCCGACGTACTGTACAAACCAATCAAACTACCCGTAAAACCACCTGCAACATCTGTGGATAAAATATCTCCGGAAACCGGACCGCCGAGGTTTTTGAAGTTTTTGCCATCCAGGGAATAATTAAACTGATGTTCATCCTTTTCCCCGGCTACCTGCAATTTGATTGGTTTGGAAAGTGCAATCTTTTCGCTGGCAATCAGTTTGGATTCTCCTTTTTCCGTTCTTTCCAGAACGATGTAAAAATCCTTATCTTTTTTTGTAATCCCGAAAACGTAGTTGAATTTTTCACTCTGATAGCAGGTAATCCCTGCCAGTTCTTTTTCAGATTTCGGCTTGTAATCAAGCGTTACGGAAGTTTCAAAATCTTCATGCTGCAGCCTGTAAAATAATGCCGAAACCGGGGCCAATGCTTTGATATTGGTTTCAAAAGGAGCTACTTTCACTCCGTTTTTAGTGATACTGATGAAATTCTCCCGGGGTCCCCGCATGGCTACCCATCGGAAATCCAGGTTTTTATCCGTCAGCTTATCGGAATAAGTGAAGTTTCCGTTCGGGAAAAATCCGTTTTGGCCGACCTGGTTTTTAACGCCTTCCGGCATTTTTAATTTCGGTTTCATCGGGACCAGTCCGTTCTGGAAGACAGGATACGTTCCGCTCCAGTCCACCGGAAGAATGAAAGTCTCACGGCCGCTGTTGACCCTGTTGTTTACATTCGGGCGGATAGCCAGAAAAACCCCGTAATATTTACCGTCCGGCGTTTCCACCAAATCCGCGTGGCCCGCCCAATCCACTTTGTCTTTCCGGTCTTTCGGGAAATAGCGCTGGGTCAAAATCGGATTATTTCCTGCAGGAACAAACGGACCTTTGGGAGCATCTGACATAAAAATAACTTCGCTGTGGTTGCCGCCTGTTCCGCCTTCCGCACACATCAGAAAATATTTCCCGTTCTTTTTATATAAATGCGGACCTTCTATCCAGATGGGTTTTTGGGAAAGATCAACACCGCCATTTACGATGATTTTATCTGAACCTGCAATTACCTGGTCTTTTTCAAGATCATAATCCCACATTTTGATGACACGATGGCCATTGTACTGCTCGGTTCCTTTTGGCGGCGCATCATTGTGAACGATATAGGCCTTACCGTCATCATCAAAGAAAATCGAAGGGTCGATGCCGTCAAAATTCAGTTTTTGCACTTCGCTCCAGCCTTTAGCAGGATCTTTGGTTTTTACGACCATATTCCCGATTCCGCCGGCAATCTGCGTGGTGATCATATAAAAAGTGTCGTTGTGCTTATTGTATTTAATATCCGGGGCATAAATTCCCTGTGAAACGCCTGATTTCTCGACTTTCAGCTGTGAAGGCCTGTCCAGAACGTGCCCCACCTGCTTCCAGTTGACCAAATCTCTGGAAGTAAAAATTGGAACCCCGGGAAACATTGAAAATGAAGAGTTGACTAAGTAATAATCGTCTCCTTTTTTGGTAATACTCGGATCCGGATAGCATCCCTGAAGAATAGGAGAATAAAATTCGCCTTCTTTCAATGGATTGTCTGTGTATATTTTATCATTTCCACGGTAGGAAAAGTCTGAAAAAGTCTGTGCAGAAAAGTTATTTAGGGAAAGCAGGGAAACTGCAGTTGCCAAAGTGAGCCTGTTTCTTAAAAAAGCCGAATCTATTATTTTCTGTTTCATATATAGATTTTTATCGTTTTAAATTAATACTGAATTTCAGATGGTTTTGTCATGATTTTATGCTTTGATTTGATCATCAGGCTTTGCATTCTTCCTGTTCAGGAACCAGATAATTCCCCATGCGGCAATGTATGATATCCCGGCAATGAAAAATATAATATTGTATCCTCCGTTGATGTTTCCCGCTTTTTTGAAGGTGTCCAGGACAATTCCGATAAACAGCGGGAAAATGATCCCTGCTGCCGAGCCGAGCATTCCGCCGAATCCAATGACGGAGCTTACATAATTATTGGGTAATTTATCCCCGACCGTTGTCATCAGATTAGCTCCCCAGCCCTGATGTGCTGCCGTTGCCAGTGCAATGATAAAGGTAATGAGCCATACATTGTCTACGTATTTTGAGA
The sequence above is a segment of the Chryseobacterium sp. JJR-5R genome. Coding sequences within it:
- a CDS encoding glycoside hydrolase family 43 protein — encoded protein: MKQKIIDSAFLRNRLTLATAVSLLSLNNFSAQTFSDFSYRGNDKIYTDNPLKEGEFYSPILQGCYPDPSITKKGDDYYLVNSSFSMFPGVPIFTSRDLVNWKQVGHVLDRPSQLKVEKSGVSQGIYAPDIKYNKHNDTFYMITTQIAGGIGNMVVKTKDPAKGWSEVQKLNFDGIDPSIFFDDDGKAYIVHNDAPPKGTEQYNGHRVIKMWDYDLEKDQVIAGSDKIIVNGGVDLSQKPIWIEGPHLYKKNGKYFLMCAEGGTGGNHSEVIFMSDAPKGPFVPAGNNPILTQRYFPKDRKDKVDWAGHADLVETPDGKYYGVFLAIRPNVNNRVNSGRETFILPVDWSGTYPVFQNGLVPMKPKLKMPEGVKNQVGQNGFFPNGNFTYSDKLTDKNLDFRWVAMRGPRENFISITKNGVKVAPFETNIKALAPVSALFYRLQHEDFETSVTLDYKPKSEKELAGITCYQSEKFNYVFGITKKDKDFYIVLERTEKGESKLIASEKIALSKPIKLQVAGEKDEHQFNYSLDGKNFKNLGGPVSGDILSTDVAGGFTGSLIGLYSTSANDIKPD